The following proteins are co-located in the Deinococcus metallilatus genome:
- a CDS encoding glycosyltransferase, whose product MGRPLRLMAVLPTLAPGGAEVQMAELLRGLPDHGIECELVTLLSSRPDEDLARRLHLSELRHTDLAVAEHLPGNQGLRHALTNLRRARPRLAAHIRAARPDVVYTRLWYAGVVVGSLNRRRLGFRHVANEENALDNLDDRGRVKRLLRRWVVAQADRWVAPTRGLHDELVRGGARAARGRVIHNATPLPERVAARVDRVPRLAAMGRLVPAKGFDRLLDAAAALRDRGAPFTLEIAGEGPERAALERQIVALGLGDRVRLVGYVASPLAFLLEQDVFVLSSRSEGFANVLAEAMACGLPAVAYDIAYGPNELILPGHTGLLVPDGDQAGMTDALAALATDPERRRAFGTAGRARAEEQFSVAGMTAQFAEVFFQAAGLIPGRGGERNVRNYWERA is encoded by the coding sequence ATGGGCCGTCCCCTGCGTCTGATGGCCGTCCTGCCCACCCTGGCCCCCGGCGGGGCCGAGGTGCAGATGGCCGAACTGCTGCGCGGCCTGCCGGATCACGGCATCGAGTGCGAGCTGGTCACCCTGCTGTCGAGCCGTCCGGACGAGGACCTGGCCCGCCGCCTGCACCTGTCCGAACTGCGCCACACCGATCTGGCAGTGGCCGAGCACCTTCCCGGGAACCAGGGCCTCCGCCACGCGCTGACCAACCTGCGCCGCGCCCGGCCGCGTCTGGCCGCCCATATCCGGGCTGCCCGGCCCGACGTGGTGTACACCCGGCTGTGGTACGCCGGGGTGGTGGTGGGCAGCCTCAACCGCCGCCGCCTGGGCTTTCGCCACGTCGCCAACGAGGAAAATGCGCTGGACAACCTGGACGACCGGGGCCGCGTGAAGCGGCTGCTGCGGCGCTGGGTGGTGGCGCAGGCCGACCGCTGGGTCGCGCCCACCCGGGGCCTGCACGACGAGCTGGTGCGCGGCGGGGCGCGGGCGGCGCGGGGCCGGGTCATCCACAATGCCACGCCTCTGCCGGAACGGGTGGCGGCGCGGGTGGACCGGGTGCCGCGTCTGGCCGCGATGGGCCGCCTGGTCCCCGCCAAGGGCTTCGACCGCCTGCTGGACGCCGCCGCCGCCCTGCGGGACCGGGGCGCGCCCTTCACGCTGGAGATCGCGGGCGAGGGGCCGGAGCGCGCGGCCCTGGAGCGGCAGATCGTGGCGCTGGGGCTGGGGGACCGGGTGCGGCTGGTGGGGTACGTCGCGTCGCCGCTGGCCTTCTTGCTCGAACAGGACGTGTTCGTGCTGAGTTCGCGCTCCGAGGGGTTCGCCAACGTGCTGGCCGAGGCGATGGCGTGCGGGCTGCCCGCCGTGGCCTACGACATCGCCTACGGCCCCAACGAGCTGATTCTCCCCGGCCACACCGGCCTGCTGGTGCCCGACGGCGACCAGGCAGGCATGACGGACGCGCTGGCCGCCCTCGCCACGGACCCCGAGCGCCGCCGGGCCTTCGGGACGGCGGGCCGGGCGCGCGCCGAGGAGCAGTTCTCGGTCGCGGGAATGACGGCGCAGTTTGCCGAGGTGTTTTTTCAGGCTGCGGGCCTGATACCGGGCAGGGGGGGTGAGCGGAATGTGCGGAATTATTGGGAGCGTGCGTAG